One Streptomyces lincolnensis genomic region harbors:
- a CDS encoding MarR family winged helix-turn-helix transcriptional regulator has translation MADLPECPSMSDGLLPAELYAWMVMLASTNAAEQELHSVVKERLGVSHDEFLILCLLAGQADTGLRMTRIAELLGRPKTRLTYQIACLQHAGLITRKSVCGDKRGVEVALTDKARQQLKEGSEVLAATVKQAIARFMGPEQRAAMCALMPEVASGVASDAADDAVEASVAE, from the coding sequence ATGGCCGATCTCCCCGAATGCCCCTCCATGTCCGACGGCCTCCTGCCGGCCGAGCTGTACGCCTGGATGGTGATGCTGGCGTCGACGAACGCCGCGGAGCAGGAGCTGCACTCCGTCGTCAAGGAGCGCCTGGGCGTCTCGCACGACGAGTTCCTGATCCTGTGCCTGCTGGCCGGACAGGCCGACACAGGTCTGCGCATGACACGGATCGCGGAACTCCTCGGCCGCCCCAAGACCCGGCTGACCTACCAGATCGCCTGCCTCCAGCACGCCGGTCTCATCACCCGCAAGTCCGTGTGCGGCGACAAGCGCGGCGTCGAGGTCGCCCTCACCGACAAGGCCCGGCAGCAGCTCAAGGAGGGCTCCGAGGTCCTCGCGGCGACGGTCAAGCAGGCCATCGCCCGGTTCATGGGCCCGGAGCAGCGCGCGGCGATGTGCGCGCTGATGCCCGAGGTCGCCTCCGGGGTCGCTTCCGATGCCGCCGACGATGCCGTCGAGGCGTCCGTGGCGGAGTAG
- a CDS encoding DUF6153 family protein, whose translation MTARAQRSAAPSPLGRWRVLLVLGVLAGLLGMHGLAPVGAGHEHAPSEHRAAGVSTVQDGCHGDGGGGLHHADPTCKATAVSGGPALPALAPDAMATRVHADAVHTHPATAPDGARAPPSLAELQLLRI comes from the coding sequence GTGACAGCCCGCGCACAGCGATCCGCCGCGCCCTCGCCCCTCGGGCGGTGGCGGGTGCTGCTCGTGCTCGGGGTGCTGGCCGGGCTGCTGGGTATGCACGGTCTGGCTCCGGTGGGCGCCGGGCATGAGCACGCCCCGTCAGAGCACCGGGCGGCCGGTGTCAGCACCGTCCAGGACGGCTGTCACGGGGACGGCGGAGGCGGGCTTCACCACGCCGATCCGACCTGCAAGGCGACCGCGGTGAGCGGCGGCCCCGCACTGCCCGCCCTCGCCCCCGACGCGATGGCCACCCGTGTGCACGCCGACGCCGTGCACACACACCCGGCCACGGCCCCGGACGGCGCCCGCGCTCCACCGTCCCTGGCGGAACTCCAGCTCCTGCGGATCTAG
- a CDS encoding SRPBCC family protein, which yields MTPEPTGQLVPTPSGYDLVLTRTYRASADDVWASVTEPERTARWFGPWRGEAGPGRTVEVQMAFEESAPWCPMRIEACEPPRRLAVSMEDEAGFWSLELLLAETAGVTELRLIHHLTSTEPLGTTGPGWEYYLDMLTAAREGKPQPDFEDYYPAQKAYYESLA from the coding sequence ATGACCCCTGAACCCACCGGGCAACTCGTCCCCACGCCGTCCGGATACGACCTCGTTCTCACCCGTACCTACCGCGCCTCCGCCGACGACGTCTGGGCGAGCGTCACCGAACCGGAGCGCACCGCCCGCTGGTTCGGCCCCTGGCGCGGAGAGGCCGGGCCGGGCCGTACCGTCGAGGTGCAGATGGCGTTCGAGGAGTCGGCACCCTGGTGTCCGATGCGGATCGAGGCCTGTGAGCCGCCGCGCCGGCTCGCCGTCTCGATGGAGGACGAAGCCGGCTTCTGGTCACTGGAGTTGCTACTGGCCGAGACGGCGGGTGTCACCGAGCTCCGGCTGATCCACCACCTCACCTCCACGGAGCCCCTCGGCACGACCGGCCCCGGCTGGGAGTACTACCTGGACATGCTCACCGCGGCCCGTGAGGGCAAGCCCCAGCCCGACTTCGAGGACTACTACCCGGCGCAGAAGGCGTATTACGAGTCCCTGGCCTGA
- the katG gene encoding catalase/peroxidase HPI, whose product MSDNHDAVVTDQKPQEAGGCPVAHGRAAHPTQGGGNRQWWPERLNLKILAKNPAVANPLGEEFDYAEAFKSLDLAAVKRDIAEVLTTSQDWWPADFGNYGPLMIRMAWHSAGTYRISDGRGGAGAGQQRFAPLNSWPDNANLDKARRLLWPVKKKYGQSLSWADLMVLTGNVALEQMGFETFGFGGGRADVWEAEEDVYWGPETTWLDDQRYTGDRELENPLGAVQMGLIYVNPEGPNGNPDPLAAARDIRETFRRMAMNDEETVALIAGGHTFGKTHGAGPADHVGNDPEAASLEEQGLGWKSTYGTGKGGDTITSGLEVTWTATPTQWSNGFFKNLFEYEYELTQSPAGANQWVAKDAEAIIPDAHDASKKHLPTMLTTDLALRFDPIYGEISRRFYENPDQFADAFARAWFKLTHRDMGPKSLYLGPEVPQETLLWQDPLPAAEGEAIDAGDIAALKAKLLDSGLTVSQLVSTAWASASTFRASDKRGGANGARIRLEPQRGWEANDPDQLATVLRALEGVQQEFNAGSGAKKVSLADLIVLGGAAAVEQAAKEAGFEVQVPFTPGRVDATEEHTDVESFAALEPTADGFRNYQGKGNRLPAEYLLLDKANLLSLSAPEMTALVGGLRVLGANHQESQLGVFTATPGSLTNDFFVNLLDLGTTWKSTSQDQTTFEGRDIATGELKWAGTRADLVFGSNSELRALAEVYASDDAREKFVTDFVAAWAKVMDLDRYDLV is encoded by the coding sequence ATGTCTGACAACCACGACGCCGTCGTCACAGACCAGAAGCCTCAGGAGGCCGGCGGCTGCCCCGTCGCACACGGACGCGCCGCACACCCGACCCAGGGTGGCGGCAACCGCCAGTGGTGGCCGGAGCGGCTCAACCTGAAGATCCTCGCCAAGAACCCCGCCGTGGCGAACCCTCTCGGTGAGGAGTTCGACTACGCCGAGGCGTTCAAGTCCCTCGACCTCGCCGCCGTGAAACGCGACATCGCCGAGGTCCTGACCACCTCGCAGGACTGGTGGCCGGCCGACTTCGGCAACTACGGCCCGCTGATGATCCGTATGGCCTGGCACAGCGCCGGCACCTACCGCATCAGCGACGGCCGCGGCGGCGCCGGCGCCGGCCAGCAGCGCTTCGCGCCGCTGAACAGCTGGCCGGACAACGCCAACCTGGACAAGGCCCGCCGTCTGCTGTGGCCGGTCAAGAAGAAGTACGGCCAGTCCCTCTCCTGGGCCGACCTGATGGTCCTCACCGGCAATGTCGCGCTGGAGCAGATGGGCTTCGAGACCTTCGGCTTCGGCGGCGGCCGCGCCGACGTCTGGGAGGCCGAGGAGGACGTCTACTGGGGTCCCGAGACCACCTGGCTCGACGACCAGCGCTACACCGGTGACCGCGAGCTGGAGAACCCGCTCGGCGCGGTCCAGATGGGCCTGATCTACGTCAACCCCGAGGGCCCGAACGGCAACCCGGACCCGCTGGCCGCGGCCCGCGACATCCGTGAGACGTTCCGCCGCATGGCGATGAACGACGAGGAGACCGTCGCCCTCATCGCCGGTGGCCACACCTTCGGCAAGACCCACGGCGCCGGCCCGGCCGACCACGTGGGCAACGACCCCGAGGCCGCCTCGCTGGAGGAGCAGGGCCTGGGCTGGAAGTCCACCTACGGCACCGGCAAGGGCGGCGACACCATCACCTCCGGTCTGGAGGTCACCTGGACCGCCACGCCGACCCAGTGGAGCAACGGCTTCTTCAAGAACCTGTTCGAGTACGAGTACGAGCTCACCCAGAGCCCGGCCGGCGCGAACCAGTGGGTGGCGAAGGACGCCGAAGCGATCATCCCCGACGCCCACGACGCGTCGAAGAAGCACCTCCCGACGATGCTCACGACCGACCTGGCGCTGCGCTTCGACCCGATCTACGGCGAGATCTCGCGCCGCTTCTACGAGAACCCCGACCAGTTCGCGGACGCCTTCGCCCGCGCCTGGTTCAAGCTGACCCACCGCGACATGGGCCCGAAGTCGCTGTACCTCGGCCCGGAGGTCCCGCAGGAGACCCTGCTGTGGCAGGACCCGCTGCCGGCGGCCGAGGGCGAGGCCATCGACGCCGGTGACATCGCGGCCCTCAAGGCCAAGCTGCTCGACTCGGGTCTGACCGTCTCGCAGCTGGTCTCCACCGCGTGGGCGTCCGCCTCCACCTTCCGCGCCAGCGACAAGCGCGGCGGTGCCAACGGCGCTCGTATCCGCCTGGAGCCCCAGCGCGGCTGGGAGGCCAACGACCCCGACCAGCTGGCCACGGTGCTGCGCGCCCTGGAAGGCGTCCAGCAGGAGTTCAACGCGGGCTCCGGCGCCAAGAAGGTCTCCCTCGCCGACCTGATCGTCCTCGGCGGTGCCGCCGCGGTCGAGCAGGCCGCCAAGGAGGCCGGCTTCGAGGTCCAGGTGCCCTTCACCCCGGGCCGTGTCGACGCGACCGAGGAGCACACGGACGTCGAGTCGTTCGCCGCGCTGGAGCCGACCGCCGACGGGTTCCGCAACTACCAGGGCAAGGGCAACCGCCTCCCGGCCGAGTACCTGCTGCTCGACAAGGCCAACCTCCTGAGCCTGAGCGCTCCCGAGATGACGGCCCTGGTCGGCGGTCTGCGTGTCCTGGGCGCGAACCACCAGGAGTCGCAGCTCGGCGTCTTCACCGCGACGCCCGGTTCCCTGACCAACGACTTCTTCGTCAACCTGCTCGACCTGGGTACGACGTGGAAGTCGACGTCGCAGGACCAGACGACCTTCGAGGGTCGCGACATCGCCACGGGCGAGCTGAAGTGGGCCGGCACCCGTGCCGACCTGGTCTTCGGCTCGAACTCCGAGCTGCGCGCGCTCGCCGAGGTGTACGCGAGCGACGACGCCAGGGAGAAGTTCGTGACGGACTTCGTCGCCGCCTGGGCGAAGGTCATGGACCTCGACCGGTACGACCTCGTCTGA
- a CDS encoding DUF305 domain-containing protein gives MRKNRSTTRRVTAAAVAVTAALLLAACGNDGDSSHEGGHGSSSSSPSPSASAAADAHNAQDVSFAQGMIPHHRQALEMAKLATGRASSDQVKDLAARIEKAQDPEIKTMSGWLTSWGEEVPAGSMPGMDHSGGHSGMPGMMSDKDMAGLEKASGKDFDSMFLTMMIEHHEGAVDMAGTEKKSGRYDPATAMADDIITAQTAEITEMNKLLGKN, from the coding sequence ATGCGCAAGAACCGCAGCACGACCCGCCGCGTCACCGCGGCCGCCGTGGCCGTCACCGCCGCCCTCCTCCTCGCCGCCTGCGGCAACGACGGGGACAGCTCCCACGAGGGCGGGCACGGCTCCTCCTCGTCCTCCCCGTCGCCGTCGGCGAGCGCCGCGGCCGACGCGCACAACGCCCAGGACGTCTCCTTCGCGCAGGGCATGATCCCGCACCACCGGCAGGCCCTGGAGATGGCGAAGCTCGCCACCGGCCGGGCCTCCTCCGACCAGGTCAAGGACCTCGCAGCACGGATCGAGAAGGCGCAGGACCCGGAGATCAAGACCATGAGCGGCTGGCTGACGTCCTGGGGCGAGGAGGTCCCGGCCGGCTCCATGCCCGGCATGGACCACTCCGGCGGCCACTCCGGGATGCCCGGGATGATGTCCGACAAGGACATGGCCGGCCTGGAGAAGGCGTCCGGCAAGGACTTCGACTCCATGTTCCTGACGATGATGATCGAGCACCACGAGGGCGCCGTGGACATGGCCGGAACCGAGAAGAAGTCAGGCCGCTACGACCCCGCCACTGCCATGGCCGACGACATCATCACCGCGCAGACCGCCGAGATCACCGAGATGAACAAGCTCCTCGGCAAGAACTGA
- a CDS encoding YceI family protein, with amino-acid sequence MTVAVETGTWQLDRTASTVALRHKTMWGLVTVKGAFSAFDGQGEVRSDGSVVGSLTLDVASLDTKNAKRDTHLRGADFFDADNHPQITFAVRSAEPRDGDTVYVIGQLTARGISRPQTFTAQVRDSDADSVTLDAEFSVDRDHFGMGWNQLGMIRGLTMVSTTLRFKRSAV; translated from the coding sequence ATGACCGTCGCCGTCGAAACCGGAACCTGGCAGCTCGACCGCACCGCCTCCACCGTCGCCCTGCGGCACAAGACGATGTGGGGCCTGGTCACCGTGAAGGGTGCCTTCTCCGCCTTCGACGGACAGGGCGAGGTGCGGTCCGACGGGTCCGTCGTGGGCTCCCTGACCCTCGACGTCGCTTCCCTCGACACCAAGAACGCCAAGCGCGACACCCACCTGCGCGGCGCCGACTTCTTCGACGCCGACAACCACCCGCAGATCACCTTCGCGGTCCGCAGCGCCGAACCCCGCGACGGCGACACGGTCTACGTGATCGGCCAGCTGACCGCGCGCGGCATCAGCAGGCCCCAGACCTTCACCGCCCAGGTGCGCGACTCGGACGCGGACTCCGTCACGCTCGACGCCGAGTTCTCGGTGGACCGGGACCACTTCGGCATGGGCTGGAACCAGCTCGGCATGATCCGCGGCCTGACCATGGTCTCCACCACCCTCCGCTTCAAGCGGTCGGCAGTGTGA
- a CDS encoding Ppx/GppA phosphatase family protein → MRQAGVLDVGCHSALLTVVRRRPGAVLEPVFSRKVRLSLHETLDRKGRLDKAGMKSVERAVAEAVDADTRPRGPEVFAFATSVIRDAPNRDEVIARVARATGTRLRVLPGEEEARLAYVAARQWAGPTAGKLLVLDIGGGTVEIASGTGEQPRVVHSLPLGARRITRDWLPGGAVPSRRSLAEILEHLRRSLEAVPDLPRAEPGVRVLACSKTFEQLARLAAAQSRTPRTRRRLTLPRLHTAVSLLADAAPARRAKLPGISRHRAEQSLAGALIAQALMEACGATSVEICPWSTREGLLLEHLGVAPTPVGRPRRAG, encoded by the coding sequence ATGCGGCAGGCAGGGGTGCTCGATGTCGGGTGTCACAGTGCTCTGCTGACGGTGGTGAGGCGGCGTCCGGGTGCGGTGCTGGAGCCGGTGTTCTCCCGCAAGGTGCGGCTGAGCCTGCACGAGACCCTCGACCGCAAGGGCCGTCTGGACAAGGCCGGCATGAAGAGTGTCGAGCGGGCGGTGGCCGAGGCCGTCGACGCCGACACGCGTCCGCGCGGACCGGAGGTGTTCGCGTTCGCGACCTCCGTCATCCGGGACGCGCCCAACCGCGACGAGGTCATCGCGCGCGTGGCCCGCGCCACCGGCACCCGCCTGCGCGTGCTGCCCGGCGAGGAGGAGGCGCGGCTGGCCTACGTGGCCGCCCGCCAGTGGGCGGGCCCGACGGCCGGGAAGCTGCTGGTCCTGGACATCGGCGGCGGCACCGTGGAGATCGCCTCCGGCACCGGGGAGCAGCCCCGCGTCGTCCACTCGCTGCCGCTGGGCGCCCGCAGGATCACCCGGGACTGGCTTCCCGGCGGCGCGGTGCCGTCCCGGCGGTCCCTGGCAGAGATCCTTGAGCACCTCCGCCGGTCCCTGGAAGCCGTACCCGACCTGCCGCGGGCCGAGCCGGGAGTGCGGGTGCTGGCCTGCTCGAAGACCTTCGAACAGCTCGCCCGGCTCGCCGCCGCCCAGAGCAGGACACCCCGCACCAGACGGCGGCTGACCCTGCCCCGACTGCACACGGCGGTCTCCCTGCTGGCCGACGCGGCACCGGCCCGCCGGGCCAAGCTGCCGGGCATCTCCCGGCACCGCGCCGAGCAGTCCCTGGCCGGAGCCCTGATCGCCCAGGCGCTCATGGAAGCCTGCGGGGCCACGAGCGTCGAGATCTGCCCCTGGTCCACCCGGGAAGGGCTCCTGCTCGAACACCTCGGCGTGGCACCCACCCCGGTCGGCCGCCCCCGCCGGGCCGGCTGA
- a CDS encoding Fur family transcriptional regulator, producing MTSPQPPTSADELRGAGLRVTAARVALLETVRAGDHLGVEAIAAGVRDRVGHISLQAVYEALHALTDVGLVRRIEPPGSPARFEGRVGDNHHHLVCRSCGVVVDVDCAVGHAPCLTAADNRGFAVDEAEVIYWGLCPDCSPARSF from the coding sequence ATGACTTCGCCCCAGCCCCCGACCAGCGCTGATGAGCTGCGCGGTGCCGGCCTGCGGGTGACGGCCGCCCGCGTCGCTCTGCTCGAAACCGTCCGGGCCGGTGACCACCTCGGAGTCGAGGCGATCGCCGCCGGTGTGCGCGACCGGGTCGGCCACATATCCCTTCAAGCGGTGTACGAGGCCCTCCACGCACTGACCGACGTGGGTCTCGTCCGCCGTATCGAACCGCCCGGCAGCCCGGCCCGGTTCGAGGGACGCGTCGGTGACAACCACCACCACCTGGTGTGCCGGTCGTGCGGTGTCGTCGTGGACGTCGACTGCGCGGTCGGTCACGCCCCCTGCCTCACCGCCGCCGACAACCGCGGCTTCGCCGTCGACGAGGCCGAGGTCATCTACTGGGGCCTGTGCCCCGACTGTTCCCCCGCCCGCAGTTTTTGA
- a CDS encoding GNAT family N-acetyltransferase — protein MRHFGPDVLTVADELTDAYVEIFTAPPWEPRDAEETGKEFRERLEADVRRPGFRALVARSSDGGVDGFVTGWITRAPFRTDRAYPKVVAALGADRVDRLLVGAFEIDELGVRERARGTGLGRRLLSGITAVAPGGRAWLMTWDQAHDTLAFYRQCGWREPEFLPGADTDIVVFLSPV, from the coding sequence ATGCGGCACTTCGGCCCGGACGTCCTCACCGTCGCTGACGAGCTCACCGACGCCTACGTCGAGATCTTCACCGCGCCACCCTGGGAGCCGCGGGACGCGGAGGAGACCGGGAAGGAGTTCCGCGAGCGGCTGGAGGCCGATGTCCGCCGCCCCGGGTTCCGTGCTCTGGTGGCCCGGTCCTCCGATGGCGGGGTGGATGGGTTCGTCACCGGCTGGATCACCCGGGCCCCGTTCCGTACCGACCGCGCCTACCCGAAGGTCGTCGCGGCGCTCGGTGCGGACCGGGTCGATCGGCTGCTGGTGGGGGCCTTCGAGATCGACGAGCTGGGCGTGCGGGAGCGGGCCCGCGGCACCGGCCTCGGCCGTCGGCTGCTGTCCGGAATCACCGCCGTGGCTCCCGGCGGCCGGGCCTGGCTGATGACCTGGGACCAGGCGCACGACACCCTCGCGTTCTACCGCCAATGCGGCTGGCGGGAGCCGGAGTTCCTGCCGGGCGCGGACACGGACATCGTCGTGTTTCTCTCCCCGGTCTGA
- a CDS encoding metalloregulator ArsR/SmtB family transcription factor, whose translation MDEVSEVAEAIADPVRREILLMLRHTPLTAGEIAARFTISRPAVSRHLRVLREAGLVRDEQIGRHRRYSLMHDRLGHLTAWLALFDVRRPGWSQRLAALDTEVHRTRRDRSRAEPDHPSHTAPHSREDTA comes from the coding sequence GTGGACGAAGTGAGCGAGGTGGCCGAGGCGATCGCCGATCCGGTGCGCCGGGAGATCCTGCTCATGCTCCGCCACACCCCGCTGACGGCCGGAGAGATCGCGGCCCGGTTCACCATCAGCCGGCCCGCGGTGAGCCGCCATCTGCGTGTACTGCGTGAGGCCGGCCTGGTCCGGGACGAGCAGATCGGGCGCCACCGCCGGTACTCGCTCATGCACGACCGGCTGGGCCACCTCACCGCATGGCTCGCCCTGTTCGACGTCCGGCGGCCCGGCTGGTCGCAGCGTCTCGCGGCGCTGGACACCGAGGTCCACCGGACCCGCAGGGACCGCTCACGGGCCGAGCCCGACCACCCATCGCATACCGCGCCCCACTCCAGGGAGGACACGGCATGA
- a CDS encoding alpha/beta hydrolase produces MAYAIDPELAPWAELLPGMPFRDVAEARAVESRILDAMPEGETAVPVEVRQSTAAGPQGAGRVPVRVYTPRGADGPRAALVYLHGGGFCLGSVELSHGGCAVFAAETGAVVVSVEYRLAPEHPFPAGLEDAYAAFVWTVEHAAGLGVDAARVGVGGDSAGGGLAAALSLLARDRGGPAPCFQYLGNPALDDRLGTPSMRAFTDTPGLRRGDVEAIWDHYLGGPGRRGGEGVSPCAAPARAEDLAGLPPAYVSVCEFDPLRDEGLDYAHRLVRAGVPTELHLFPGTFHASAAVQDAEVSRRMIGEAIGAMRRGLRAGAGR; encoded by the coding sequence ATGGCCTACGCCATTGATCCCGAACTGGCCCCTTGGGCCGAGCTGCTTCCCGGGATGCCCTTTCGTGACGTGGCCGAGGCCCGGGCGGTGGAGTCGCGGATTCTCGACGCGATGCCCGAGGGGGAGACGGCGGTTCCGGTGGAGGTGAGGCAGTCGACGGCGGCCGGTCCGCAGGGGGCGGGTCGGGTGCCGGTGCGGGTCTACACCCCGCGGGGCGCGGACGGGCCCCGGGCGGCGCTGGTGTATCTGCACGGGGGCGGGTTCTGTCTGGGCAGTGTGGAGCTGTCCCACGGAGGATGTGCCGTGTTCGCCGCGGAGACGGGGGCCGTCGTCGTGTCCGTGGAGTACCGGCTGGCGCCCGAGCATCCGTTTCCGGCCGGGCTGGAGGACGCGTACGCCGCCTTCGTGTGGACGGTGGAACACGCCGCCGGGCTGGGTGTCGACGCGGCGCGCGTCGGCGTGGGCGGTGACAGCGCCGGCGGTGGACTCGCGGCGGCGTTGTCCCTGCTGGCGCGGGACCGGGGTGGTCCGGCACCGTGTTTTCAGTACCTGGGGAATCCGGCGCTGGACGACCGGCTCGGGACGCCGTCGATGCGGGCGTTCACCGACACCCCGGGGCTGCGGCGGGGTGACGTGGAGGCGATCTGGGACCACTACCTCGGCGGGCCCGGACGGCGGGGCGGCGAGGGCGTCTCCCCCTGCGCCGCGCCCGCGCGGGCCGAGGACCTCGCGGGGCTGCCGCCCGCCTACGTGTCCGTCTGCGAGTTCGACCCGCTGCGCGACGAGGGACTGGACTACGCCCACCGGCTCGTCCGGGCCGGCGTACCGACCGAGCTCCACCTGTTTCCGGGCACGTTCCACGCCTCGGCGGCCGTTCAGGACGCGGAGGTCAGCCGACGCATGATCGGTGAGGCGATCGGTGCGATGCGGCGCGGGCTGCGTGCCGGGGCCGGGCGGTGA